TCTGTAGCGACGCTATTCCGACAGGAGAATTGAAGCAGAATTCGCGACAAATCCGAGTGTTCCAGAATCTCTGTGCGGCAATTTCGCAACTTTCGATCATCGTTACCGCCAAAACCGAAGCAGTTTAAAGAGATAAATTCCAGCTTTTTAACGCAAACCAGCTAACGCAAACCAGGGGGCCTTTACTCCAGGACCTCCCCGCAAATCGTACCAGACGCATCCGTTCCCCAACGTTTGGACGTCCACTGGCTTCCGATTTCAATTTCGCAACGCTTCTCGGCTGGCTCCATCCAGGACCATTGGTTTCCACCTGATTGCCACACGGCTACTTCCCGGACGCCGTCCACCCAGTGGATATTGGATTGGTCACATCTGTCCCGGACAGACGTCATTTTCTGTTTTCATCAACGGTGATTAAACCTGCCGGCAGATTCTGCCGGAATTTCACTGCGTCATGGTCCCGATTGGTTCCCATCCCGCTTCCCAGTCAGCGAAACACTCGAAAGAGTCGCTGACAAATCGGGTTGTGCCGATATTGTGGAGGTATGGCAGGATACCGGGAACATGTCACAGTCAGTGGTCTTCTGGGGATTGCGTATTCCCTGGCCGCTGTTTTCCTTTTTGGCTACACGGCAGTGCAGGCGACGATTGCTGCTGCGCTGACGTGGATCGCCGGGATGTTGCCCGATTTGGACTCAGAAAGTGGCCGGCCGGTTAAGGAACTCACCGGTGTGACCGCTGCGCTGGCACCGCTGCTCCTTCTTCAGAATGTTCACGCTCTTGGTGTCAGCGACGATCGATGCATGCTGTTCGCCCTGTTGTCCTACGCGTTCGCAAAGTACGGAGGCGCCTTTCTGCTTGGCAAACTGACGGTGCATCGAGGGATGTTTCACAGCATACCGGCCCTGATTATCGCCGCGGAACTCACGTTTGTGGCTTATCACAGCGATGACGTACGTGTCCGACTTCTGATGGGGATTGGCGTCGGAATTGGCTTCTTGTCACACCTTGTGCTGGATGAAATGTATAGCGTCCAGTGGGATGGCTCACGGGTTCGCCTCAAGAAGTCAGCCGGAACTGCGATGAAATTCTTCGGCGACGAAGCGATTCCAAACGGTGTTGCCCTGGGGATGTTGCTGCTGCTTTCCTATGTTTCGCTTGTCCAGGCTGGAATCGTCAGGGAGCCCGGCACGGAGCCCGCTCCGGATGTCATCCAGGTGACCACGGAACTCGATGATGCCCCGCCATTCCGCATCGCAGGCGAACCAGAGGACACTCAGTTAAGATAGCAGACCGGGCGCAGTATGCCTCATCACTTGCGGATGAGCGGCATTCCAGTGAAGAAAGCATCGGATGAATGTCTTCCTGCGTCGCGACCACTAGTCGAACCATTCGTCCTCGGGATTAAACTCCGGCAGCACGATGATCAGCACCTTCATGCGACCAAGTGCGCGGTGCCTTACACCAGGCGGAATGACGATGCATTGCCCCTGGCGCACCGGAATGATCTCGCCATCCAGTTCCATTTGAGCGTCCGGGAGGCACTCCAGGAAGAAGTAAGTCTCCGTCAAAGTCTTATGATAGTGCAGCCTGGCGTTTTCGCTGATCTCTGTGACGTGGACGGTTCCGGGAAACTCAGGCACGCCATGGAATGCTCGCCGAGCGGTGCCGCATGGACACGGGACTCCCGAAATTGATGAGAAATCCGCAATGCGCCATCGGCGATTCTCGTCCATATTCTTCTCCATGTCCGGATTTCCCATCCTGCGATTCTGATTGCTCCTCCTGACCTTCTCGGCCTCGATCTTTCACGCGAGCGAAGCGACGCGCAAAGAATCTCGAAACGCCTGTCTCAGCGGATGCCAGGGAGATCAGAATGAGTCCGAAGACTTACCTGCGATATCAGGCATTGGGACAAGATCATTGGGCTGAAAACGCAGGTAGCCGGCGAGCGACCCATCCGGATTCAGCACGGGAAAAGCATTTCTATTTGCCTGCTGTGGATTCGCGACTGGCATCGCCTGCGGAGCGTTGACGACGGGCTGAGCACTGTATTGAGGCGTCAAAGACGAAACATGAGCGTATCCGTCTGAACCGATATTCGCCACAGGCAGGTTACTAACAATCGAAATGACAGCCAGAGCAAGGGAGCAAACGCACAAGGCGGCCACACGAGTATTGAATTGTTTTCGAACGACAAATTGCGGTTTTCGCTGTGGAAGACGATCAGAAATCCGACTCCACACAGAACCTGACCTTGAAGAAGAAGCAGCAGACCGGATTGAATCCGCCCCCTGAACTGTCACTGATCGATATTCAGTCGTTCCGGGATCAAAATCTCTCAAGACATGCAAGGCAGACATCGCCTGCAACATTCCCGAGTTGTACGCCCTGCATTCGCTGCATTTCTCCATGTGTCCAGCCAGCGCATGCTCTTCGTCGTGAGGAAGATCACCGCCAGCATCCAAATGAATCAAGTGTCGAGCATCAGCGCAAATCATGTCATTTTCCCTGACTACAAATTCGTCTCTGTGAAACCTCGTCATGCATCACTACGAAAGCTGTTCTTCCTCGATGCTCCGTTCGCGACGTTCCCAG
This region of Planctomycetaceae bacterium genomic DNA includes:
- a CDS encoding metal-dependent hydrolase, whose amino-acid sequence is MAGYREHVTVSGLLGIAYSLAAVFLFGYTAVQATIAAALTWIAGMLPDLDSESGRPVKELTGVTAALAPLLLLQNVHALGVSDDRCMLFALLSYAFAKYGGAFLLGKLTVHRGMFHSIPALIIAAELTFVAYHSDDVRVRLLMGIGVGIGFLSHLVLDEMYSVQWDGSRVRLKKSAGTAMKFFGDEAIPNGVALGMLLLLSYVSLVQAGIVREPGTEPAPDVIQVTTELDDAPPFRIAGEPEDTQLR
- a CDS encoding cupin domain-containing protein, which produces MEKNMDENRRWRIADFSSISGVPCPCGTARRAFHGVPEFPGTVHVTEISENARLHYHKTLTETYFFLECLPDAQMELDGEIIPVRQGQCIVIPPGVRHRALGRMKVLIIVLPEFNPEDEWFD